A section of the Tamandua tetradactyla isolate mTamTet1 chromosome 4, mTamTet1.pri, whole genome shotgun sequence genome encodes:
- the LOC143679132 gene encoding olfactory receptor 5K3-like: MTKGNHSMTTEFILTGFKDRPEVKILLFVVFFVIYLITMVGNLGLVVLIYMEHHLHTPTYIFLGNVALMDSYCSCVIMPKMLENFFSEDRIISLYECMAQFYFLCLAETADCFILTAMAYDWYVAICSPLQYHTRMLMKCCVQMTTVIYITAYLHPIIHVGFLFRLTFCGSHQINHFFCDVFPLYRPPCVDPYINELMIIICTWPIEVFTISVVLISYLCILYTIFKMKSKKGRSKALLTCAYHFFSVSIFYGSLIFMYVQPSSVKEEDEDISVAVFYTLVIPLLNPFIYSLRNKEVINVMKTIMKKNKSHNILK; the protein is encoded by the coding sequence atgaccAAGGGTAACCACTCCATGACAACTGAATTTATTCTTACAGGATTTAAAGATCGACCAGAGGTAAAGATCCTTCTCTTTGTGGTGTTCTTTGTCATCTATCTGATCACCATGGTGGGGAATCTGGGTTTGGTAGTACTGATCTATATGGAGCATCATCTTCACACACCAACGTACATCTTTCTGGGCAACGTGGCTTTGATGGATTCATACTGTTCCTGTGTTATTATGCCCAAGATGTTAGAGAACTTCTTTTCAGAGGACAGAATAATTTCTCTCTATGAATGCATGGCACAATTCTATTTCCTTTGTCTTGCTGAAACTGCAGACTGCTTTATTCTGACAGCAATGGCCTATGACTGGTACGTGGCCATATGCAGCCCACTGCAGTACCACACCAGGATGTTGATGAAGTGCTGTGTTCAGATGACCACAGTGATCTACATAACTGCATACCTGCATCCAATAATTCATGTGGGGTTTCTGTTTAGGTTAACTTTCTGTGGTTCTCATCAAATCAATCACTTCTTTTGTGATGTTTTTCCACTGTACAGACCTCCTTGTGTTGACCCCTATATCAATGAGCTGATGATAATTATCTGTACTTGGCCAATTGAAGTTTTTACTATTTCTGTAGTCCTGATCTCTTATCTATGCATCCTTTAcactattttcaaaatgaaatctaAAAAGGGAAGAAGCAAAGCCTTATTGACTTGTGCATACCATTTTTTCTCTGTCTCAATATTCTATGGTTCTCTTATTTTCATGTATGTTCAGCCAAGTTCAGTTAAAGAAGAAGATGAAGATATATCTGTTGCTgttttttatacactagtaattcctttgttaaatccctTTATTTATAGTCTAAGAAATAAGGAAGTAATAAATGTTATGAAAacaattatgaagaaaaataaatctcataaCATTCTGAAATAA